A window of the Scleropages formosus chromosome 5, fSclFor1.1, whole genome shotgun sequence genome harbors these coding sequences:
- the LOC108930876 gene encoding tetratricopeptide repeat protein 31-like, producing MADRRNNEFGVHDPLDVYHMRHLFESMYLPVDPLQNALFGLDFSHSYYDDSNYTDDDSDEDDHSSRKPYCGFSRNFLEPKQLPFPGVSGRPRLKEEADRNAKELIEQEEKLKEKAEKKRLKKLRQKERKRLEKMKNKYDVTDMPECSEPELTKSTKPNTSSSKVNVKAGQSNEEGCREPPDSRSPPPKSNGASHQDKDVSEPEEESEEESIVSEPEELDMASCFVSKAAAIAKRKQETKPKPVKKKNPAKQQNSLQQNGAESSTGDVVTKSIELAVIGNKLASIGEYSTAVMYFTDAIKYNPKEHRLFGNRSFCYEKMQEYEKSLADAELSLTMCPNWIKGLYRKGKALAGLKRYSEAAMAFKEVLHLDTSSNDAAQELMTVQIMQLMEMGFSREQSTNALIIHGNVEKALEVLSSIQDTTFVNTSKPVEEEWVVLGKKAPKASSVVKSTPSKAPKQVELFPIWVGNLIPSISEKMIQDVFSFAGEIHSIKLLSSRRCAFVNYTKKQYCEKAIKELHATQLQGTKLSVRYPDRIYTHLGTSRAAVTAADSGQKSGECFYWRNGACSKEERCIYKHIPEHKGIDRVKDKASS from the exons ATGGCGGACAGAAGAAATAATGAATTTG GTGTACATGATCCTTTAGATGTGTACCACATGCGACATCTCTTT GAATCAATGTATTTACCAGTGGATCCTCTCCAGAATGCTTTATTTG GTCTGGATTTTTCACATTCATATTATGATGATAGTAATTATACAGATGATGACAGTGATGAAGATGACCATAGTAGTAGAAAACCATATTGTGGATTCTCCAGAAACTTCTTAGAGCCAAAGCAGTTGCCGTTTCCTGGGGTGTCTGGTAGACCACGACTGAAGGAG GAAGCTGACAGAAATGCCAAAGAGTTAATAGAACAAGAGGAGAAGCTTAAAGAAAAGGCTGAAAAGAAACGACTTAAGAAACTA agacagaaagaaagaaaacgcCTGGAAAAGATGAAGAATAAATATGACGTTACAGATATGCCA GAATGCTCAGAACCAGAACTAACTAAATCTACAAAACCCAATACATCTTCAagtaaagtaaatgttaaaGCTGGCCAATCGAATGAAGAGGGCTGCAGGGAGCCTCCTGATAGCAGGTCTCCCCCCCCAAAGAGCAACGGTGCCTCTCATCAGGATAAGGATGTCTCTGAACCtgaggaggagagcgaggaggaaAGCATAGTTAGTGAACCAGAG GAGCTGGACATGGCCAGCTGCTTTGTATCTAAAGCTGCTGCTATTGCCAAGCGTAAGCAAGAGACAAAACCCAAACCTGTGAAGAAGAAAAATCCTGCAAAGCAGCAGAATAGTCTGCAGcag AACGGTGCAGAGTCCAGCACGGGGGATGTAGTTACCAAGAGCATAGAGCTGGCTG ttATTGGAAATAAACTGGCTAGCATTGGAGAGTATTCTACAGCTGTTATGTATTTCACGGATGCAATCAAGTATAACCCTAAAGAACATCG CCTGTTTGGCAATCGCTCCTTCTGCTATGAGAAGATGCAAGAGTATGAGAAGTCCCTGGCTGATGCTGAGCTTTCTCTTACCATGTGTCCCAACTGGATCAAAGGCCTGTACCGGAAGGGCAAGGCCCTGGCTGGACTCAAG CGGTACAGTGAGGCTGCGATGGCTTTCAAGGAAGTGCTGCATCTTGACACCAGCTCTAATGATGCTGCCCAAGAACTGATGACCGTTCAGATTATGCAGCTCATG GAGATGGGCTTCTCTCGAGAGCAGAGCACAAATGCCTTAATAATCCATGGCAATGTGGAGAAAGCTCTAGAGGTGCTTTCCAGCATCCAGG ATACGACTTTTGTGAACACCTCCAAGCCTGTTGAAGAGGAGTGGGTGGTCCTGGGGAAGAAGGCGCCCAAAGCCAGCAGTGTGGTGAAGAGCACCCCATCCAAAGCTCCGAAGCAAGT TGAGCTTTTCCCCATCTGGGTTGGGAACCTTATCCCCTCGATCTCAGAGAAAATGATCCAAGACGTTTTCAGTTT TGCCGGCGAGATCCACAGCATTAAGCTGCTCTCTTCCAGACGCTGTGCTTTCGTCAACTACACAAAGAAGCAGTACTGTGAGAAGGCTATAAAGGAGCTCCAT GCTACGCAATTACAAGGCACCAAGCTGTCAGTGCGCTACCCCGACAGGATTTATACACACCTGGGCACGTCAAGGGCAGCTGTGACGGCCGCAGATTCCGG